GCTGCTTGAGCCAGAGCTCATTGCTAAGTACGTAGACCATGCCTTGGCTAGGCCTGCTGAGACATCCAAGCGCAAACTACGGTTCTTGATCACTTCCGGAGGCACTGAAGAACCCATCGATGGCGTGCGTTCAATTTCCAACTTCTCCAGCGGTAGGACCGGTTCCGAATTTGCAGACTACCTTTACTCGCAAGGCCATGATGTGAGCCTCCTGCGTGCTGAGCGTGCAATGTCCGCAACGGAACTTGTTTCAGAGACCACGTTTAAGTCCTTCCATGATTTGGACCACGGGCTGCAGGAGTTGTTGTCCTCCCAGCATTACGATTGTGTTATCCATTTGGCAGCGGTCAGTGATTACACGGTAGATCATTTGTTGATCAATGGAGAGAAGGTTGATCCAGGAACGGACACCAAGTTTAATTCCGATGAAAACATCACTTTGAACCTCGCCCGCAATTACAAGATTGTGGACCGCATTCATCGCTACAGTAAAAATGCAAACGTACTGCTGGTGGCGTTCAAGTTGACGAATCATGCGACTGAAGTGGAACGCGAGAAAGCAGTGCTTCATTTGCTCGAGCACTCATTGGCTGACATTGTGGTCCAGAACGATTTGACCGAGGTTAATCCTGAGAAGGGGCAGCACCGAGCAGCCATTTATTCAGGCAACCGACTGGATAAACACGTGGATACTAAAAACGACCTGATTCAATCAGTACTTCAATTAGTAACCCAATCTATACAAGAGAAGGAGAAGACCGATGCTGCTTTGTCTTGATATTGGAAATACGACCGTTCATGGCGGTACGTTTGAGGGAGACGAATTGATCGTTCACTTCCGCAAAACGTCGGAGATCAAAAACTCCTCTGATGAGATTGGGCTCTTCTTGCGCTCTGTCCTTCGTGAAAACGGAATTGAGCCTGATAAAGTGTCGGGCATCGCGCTATGTTCTGTGGTACCGTCTTTACTACACTCGATCCGCAATGCCTGTTATAAGTATTTCGAGTTAGAACCCTTTATCCTCCAGGCCGGAGCCAAGACCGGCTTAAAAATAAAATACCGGAACCCCTTGGAAGTGGGTGCCGACCGGATTGCGACCGCCATTGCGGCGACTCATTTCAATCCCGACAAAAATGTCATTGTCGTTGATTTCGGAACGGCGACGACATTTTGTGCGATCAACGCGAAGAAGGAATACCTCGGCGGTGCTATCCTCCCGGGGATTGCTGTTTCAATGGAAGCCTTGGAAGAGCGAACCGCGAAACTACCGCTGGTTGAAATCATCAAACCTGAGGCCGCGATCGGGCGATCCACGGTGGAGAGTATTCAAGCGGGGCTATTTTATTCGCAAGTCGGCACGGTTCGTGAGCTCGCGGACCAGTTTGCCAAAGGGTTTTCTTCGGGGGAAGAACCCGTGCTTCTCGGTACTGGGGGTTATGCTCGTCTGTTTCAGTCCGAAAACTTGTTTGATCACATTTACCCCAATCTTGTGCTAAACGGGCTCTATTTAGCCTATTACATGAACCAATAAACCCGAATGTTTCTAACATGACCTTATTTGCATTTTTGAAGGCGGTTGAAACCATTGGGCCAATTTCCTTATGAACATCACCTTATTAAAAGCGAAAATCCACCGTGCCACTGTTACTGGGGCTGACCTCGATTACGAAGGGTCCATATCCGTCGACCGCGCCCTACTCAAAGCAGCGAACTTGCGCGAGTTTGAGCGAGTGGATATCTATAACTGTAGCAACGGCGAACGATTTTCCACCTACATTATTTTAGGAGAGCCGGGCGAAGTAGCCTTGAATGGTGCAGCCGCGCGGAAAGTATTGCCCGGCGACGAGGTGATCATTGCTGCTTACGCCCAGATGAGTGAAGAGGAAGCAGAATCCTTCGATCCCACGGTCGTCCTGGTCCACAAAGACAACAGCATCAAATCGATTAAACAAAAAGCGATTGAAGAGGTAACTCAGCAGATTCAAAACATCCAGATGTGATGAAGAGCAAGGAGCTAGTTGAAATCTAGTGAGGGAACGTAGATTGCTACGTGACCAAGCGGATTTCGGCTTGGAACGAAGCTATTCGCGCATGTGGATGTTAGCCTTCAAATGGGTATCCTTAGCCACATCACTTCATTTGCAGTTGGGAATCCAATTTTTCTTTATAAAACCGACTCTTTTGAAGGCGGTTGGAATGTTTGAGTTGATTGGTTCGAATGCATAGCCACAGTTGGGGAAGAAACAATTTCCCAATGTCCTCAGATTCCACTCCACGTACTTTAGTCAAACACGCCTTAGCGAGCGACTCCGCTCTTGATTCCATCCTGATTCAGGGTTGGGTGCGAACGAAGCGTGGTTCAAAAGCATTTTCCTTCCTTGAGATCAACGATGGCTCCTGCCTCAAAAACTTGCAGGTCATTGTAGATGCCTCGCTGCCCGATTATTCAAATGTAGAGAGGGCAACCACTGGCGCGTCCGTAAGCATTACCGGTAAATTGGTGGAGTCACAAGGGAAGGGCCAAAGCTGGGAAGTCGTAGCCGAAACCTTCACGGTGGTGGGTGAATCAGAAGCTGACTATCCTTTGCAGAAGAAAGGACACTCTTTGGAATTCCTCCGGGAGGTTGCTCACTTGCGTCCACGATCTAATCTGTTTGGCAGTGTATTCCGGGTTCGTAGTCGGGTCGCCTATGCCATCCACAACTTTTTCCAGGAGCGGGAATTTATTTATGTGCATACACCAATCATCACCGCCAGCGATTGTGAAGGGGCGGGGGAGATGTTTCGGGTATCGACCTTAGACTTGGACGACCTGCCACGAGAAGAGGGCGAGGTTGATTTCTCAAAAGATTTTTTCGGGCGTCCTACTTACCTGACTGTGAGCGGTCAGCTTGAAGGTGAAGTCTTCGCGACTGCGCTATCCAACATCTATACATTTGGGCCAACCTTCCGTGCCGAAAATTCGAATACAAGTCGACATGCCAACGAATTTTGGATGATCGAACCCGAAGTCGCGTTTTGTGATTTGGCAGGCGATATGGACTTGGCCGAAGACTTCGTCAAACACCTGGTTAGAGACACGCTGGAACATTGTTCCGAAGAGCTGGAGTTCTTCAATCGCTTTGTCGACAAGGGACTGATCGAGCGCCTGAAGTTTATCGCAGAGCGACCCTTTGTTCGCGTCAGTTATACCGAAGCGGTGGAGCTTCTTGAAAAGAGCGGCAAGAAATTTGAATACCCGGTTGAGTACGGAGCGAACTTACAGTCCGAGCACGAACGCTACCTGACTGAGGAACACTTTCAATGCCCGGTCACGGTCTACAACTACCCGAAAGAAATTAAGCCCTTTTACATGCGTCTCAACGACGATGATAAGACCGTTGCAGCTATGGATGTCCTGGTGCCCGGGATCGGTGAAATCGTGGGCGGAAGCCAGCGAGAAGAACGTCTCGAATTACTCGATGCCAACTTCGAAGCTCACGGAATTTCTAAAGAAGACTATTGGTGGTTCCGAGACCTGCGTCGCTACGGTTCCGTTCCTCACAGCGGCTTCGGCTTAGGTTTCGAGCGCATGCTCATGCTTGTCACCGGTGTAGGAAATATCCGCGACGTGATTCCCTTTGCCCGAACTCCGGGGAATGCGGAGTTTTAAATGAGATACCCTACGAAATCACTCCCACTGATCCTCGGACGGAGCGGTAAAGTGATTATAGATCGGTTGTTGGGAACTGCGTAGGGCATGAGCCAGTCGGTGTAGGTTGACGGACACAATTTCACCCATGGATTCGCAGGCTTCAAAAGGAGAGTGTTTGTAAAACTCAGCAAGCGATGTCCGTAGCTGTTTCACTTTATTCGGTGTCGACAGTTCGGTAGCTCGCATACAAGCCAGGAGATTTTCGAAGCGATGGTGGCCTAGTTGCATGCGTCGGTAGATATGCGTTTGTTCCTCACGTTGGTATTGGAGTGAGGTCGCAATATTGAGGTGCTTGGTGCAGAAGAATACGAGTTCGTTGTTTTCTTTAAAGAATTGAGGACGATAAAAGTTGAGGCGACCGTTGTAGCATTGTTGATCGAAGTCCATCGGGCGGATCTTCAGCTGGATGTCTTCGAAGTCGGGCGTGATATCGACAATGAAGTTGTAGGCCCGCATATCGCCCAGCAGACGTATGAAGCAACGCTCATTAAACTTCACCAACTCCTTGGCGATCCGCACAGATTTAAGTCTCTTGCTGTTGAGCCATTTGTAGATGAACATGTCCCCAGGAATTCCGACGATATGTTCTTCAGCCAGCGTGTTGTGAAAGGTGAAGTAGTGCATGCGATTGGGTGAGAGCAAGTGCTCTAGCTCCAACCCAAATATACGCGATGCGTCCGCCTTCTTTATATAGTAGTAATCCTGATTGTCATTGTGTGAATTCACAATTCGGATACGGAATGGATTCGAATTCCCAAAGGTACAGAAATCAATCCGATCCACGTAGAGGTGATCCATGAAGCTCAAATCACCATCGGTCTTCAGCATGGCGTAGATTTTTTTCAGACCTTGGGAAAAGTGCTTCATCTTCTCAGGTGCATAAACGACTGTGAGCCATAAAGTGTCTTCACCTTCTTTGTCATACAGCGGCATCGCCTCATCCCAATGAAGGAGTTGTGAATACCGTACTGGCAACTCCATGTCCCGATTGAAACGGGCCAAATATTCCCTCAGCTCATCACCGATTGGGTAGGAGGGCTTTTTGTCTGTCGCACGACGCTGTGGGCTAAGTTTACTCATTGTCAGTTTCAAAAGAAGCCTGCTTTCTGCTGAATGGCAAACTGCAATGAGGAGAATCATTCATTCTAGATCTTTTGAAATATGGGGGATTTTCGTCTAATTCTTTTCGCTCGTTAGGAGTTAGAAAAGGTATCCACTACCAGGGTACGTGGGGGAAATCCCTCAGAGGGTGATAGGTGTCTGTAACATAGCTGTAACATTGTATTTGACCGGAAATGGGGCAATTATCCCCATTTTACGGGATTTTAGCCAAGATTTGGCTTTACATATGTTACATTGCTGTAACAATAGGGGTTATGAAATCAGTAAGTGTATTAGCCCTATTTACCTCGCTCATTGCCCAAGCGACCCTTTTTGGGTCCGATTGCGAGGTCACTTGTTGCAAGGCACCTTCTGTCGTCAACTACGCTCAACCTGATATTCCTCAGGACCTTCTTAAACCCGGTGAGACTGTAGAAATTACCTTACGTGCCGCCATCGATGAGAATGGAAAATTAATAGGAACCAAGAGCATTTCGGCAACGCATCCCAATATTGAGGACGCCGTTATTACAGCTGTTAAAAACTGGACGTTTGAAGCATCGGTGGAGAAAGGCGAACCTCAACGATCAACGATCAATATACCTTTTAAGTTCACAGTTGCTGCGAAGTAAGCGAAAGCAACATTTCAACTTTCTAAGCACCACCTTTGGGTGGTGCTTTTTTTTTGCGCCCCTGACTGAAAGGGAGATGTGGGTCAGTCCACGAAGTATTCCTGCTTTTCAGAAGTTGGTGCCTTCAAACTTAGGTTTCTTGTGACCGATTATTGCTATAACTCAGCCACTTTGGGGATCTGCCTTTGTGGATAACATTGCGCGAAATAGTTACGGGGATGTTACGTATGCAACGATTCAGTTACAGCACTTGAATTAGTTTGTTTTTGAAAAATTAGGTACTCATATCGGTCCTGTTTTAACTAACAGAGATATATGGTTATGCTGCCTTTTAAACCGCTTAGGTTAATCCTGAGCTTTGCTGGAATAGTATTATTTACTTCTTCGATGAACGCGCAAAACAGTAACGGCACAATCGCTGGTAAAGTCCTTGATAAGGACTTTGGCGATGAGCTAAGGAGTGTGTCTGTCCAAGTCGAAGGAGTAGAAACTGCTTCTATATTCACGGACTTAGAAGGAAGGTATCAGTTGAGGGACATCCCTGCTGGTACCTATACCTTGGTGTTCAGTAAGAACAACTACCAGACGGCGAGAATTTCGGATGTAGAAGTCGAACCTGGCGAAGTGTTTTCACTCGATGTTCCGTTAGTTGCGACCGGTGCTGATTTTACTCTGGATGTATTTGAGATTACGGTTGATCAGGTCGTTTCACAAAACGTTTATCTGATGGCTGATCGCCAAAAGGCCGCTGGATTGAGCGATGCTTTAAGTGCGGAAGATTTTTCAAGAGCGAGTGCAGGGGATGCTGCCGAAGCCGTCGCGAAAATTACCGGAGTCAACATTGTGGATGGCAAGTATGCTGTAGTGCGTGGATTAGGTGATCGTTATTCCAATACCTTAATGAACGGGGCTGTACTTCCGAGTAACGATCCGAGCAAGAAGACAGTGCAATTGGATATTATACCGTCCGACCTGTTGGAGAAGATTGTTACTACGAAATCATTTACACCTGATAAGCCGGGAGACTTTACAGGTGGATCTGTCGAGATAACCACCAAGCCCTTCCCGGATGAGTTTGTTCTAACGACAAGTATCGGAGTCGGTTACAACGAGGCTACTGGGGAAGATATACTGGGTATACCGGGAAGGGACATGGATTTCTGGGGAGATACGGATGATGCCATTCCCGCGAGCATCCCCGCAACGCCTGGAGAATATGCGCTTGCCACACGTTTCCGAACGACCGATGAGGCAAAGTCCCTTTTCCGGGACTTGCATTCTTCCGGATGGTATCCGGTGCTTAAGAAAGCGGATCCAAATCTGTCCTTTGGCGCTACGATTGGAGATAGCAAACCGGTCTTCAATTCGGGAACTTTTGGCTACGTAGTCAGTTTTACCCACGATCACAACTTTGATCTGGTCACCGGAAAACGTTCCGAAAGATGGATCGGAACTCCGGATGAAATGAGACCCAAAAACGGGTTTGATATGACTGAATCCACAGAGGAAGTGAGATGGGGTGGATTGGTCAACCTGGCCTTACTCCCCAATCCCGAGCACGAAATTTCTTATAACTATATCATTAATTCGAAGAGCACCGATGAAGTACAGTTTGGGGAAGACGGATTTGAAAATACCACAAACGTTGTCGAGGCCGGAACACCGGTAGGAAGCTTCAACTTACCTACAGGCCGCGAATCCGCTGAGGAGTTTTTAAATATTACGAGTTTAAAGCATTCGGTTAAAGAGTTGGAGCTGCATCAATTCAAAGGGAAGCATGTCATCCCAGCTCTTTCAGAAATGAAACTGAATTGGTCCGCCAACTTCTCGGAAACCTCGGAAGATAATCCGGATCAGCGAAACTTTACCTATCTGAAATATGCTTATCCGGACGGCGATTCGGACTTCCTCTACTTGTCGGAAAACCCAAAGTTTCCTTTTAAGTCCTACGATGAACTGCTGGACGAAAAAACCAATTTCATAGTCGATATAACCATTCCTTTGGATCACCCGAAGCTGAACTCGGGTGAAATGAAGTTGGGTGCCTTTACTTCGGAATCAGATCGTAACTCCATTGGACGTTACTTTTCGGCAACCGGGTCCAACCGAATTGTTGGAAACACGGATTCCAAAATAGAATTTTTCGATCGAATTGAGGAATCCGTCTGGATTGATCAGACCTATTCTACGGATGGGGAATTTCGCTCAGGGCAGGTGACCTTTACGGAACAAACCAGCCGTCAGGGTAACGTCCAGTCCTACGAAGGAACGGAAAAGATCGATGCCGTGTACCTGATGTCGGATCTAGAGTTCACAAACGATCTACGATTGATTTTTGGTGCACGCGTTGAGAGCACTCAAATGGATGTCGCAACGGTGGATGACTTTGTAAATCAGGCACTCCGTAACACAGGCAACATCGAAGATGAAAACTGGCTGCCAGCTCTTCATGCTGTGTATCCATTGGGCGATGACAAAATGCAGAATCTCAGATTCTCCTACGGCAAGACCCTCGCTCGTCCGACCTTCAGAGAGTTTTCCCCCTTTCGGGTTGAGGACTCTCAAAGTGGAGAAATTTACACGGGTAATCCTGATCTTGAGCTGACCTTCACCGACAACTTTGACCTGAGGTGGGAGTGGTTTATCGGAGAGTCCGATTTGATCGCCTTTGGTGTTTATTACAAGGACTTCAAGAATCCCATCGTTCAGACGGTTTCCAGTGGTGTGAATGCCAACCCATTGTATTCCTGGGAGAATGCAGCTTCGGGAGCAATTTCGGGCGCTGAGTTTGAAGTCAGAAAATCGTTAGGAGAGTTCTGGAGTGTAGGTGGAAATGTCACCTACATCGACTCCGAGATTGATCCGCTGGATTCGGAATCTTCAGGCACCGTTTTTGAAGGACAACCGGAATATATCTTCAATTTTAACGCAGGGTACAACAACCCCAATACTGGATGGTCGGCCAACTTGTTCCTCAATCACGTGGCAGAAACATTGCGGTTCGTGGGAGACATTGTCCCAAACATTTTTGAGGACGCCTATTCATCGGTAGATTTTAACGCCTCCAAATCCATCGGAAAATGGACCGTCAAGTTTACGGCGAAGAACCTTACCGATGAGGCAAAACTATTCTTCTACGATGATACGAGCGAGAAGCCCATCTACGAATCCTGGAAGCCTGGTCCTTCCTATAGTCTGAGCGCCTCTTACCGCTACTAAATCAATTTTATCTGAATCAACGAAATCTAATCTAATAAACCGATCTAAAATGAAAAAACTGATAAGCCTACTAAGCTTGGTAGCCCTCACTTCATCTGCTTTTGCTGACGATGTGGAAGTTACCGCCAATATAACCACGAATACTACGTGGACCGCCGATAATGAGTACCTCATGGGTCTTCCCATTTTTGTTACCGATGGTGCTGTTCTCACGATTGAACCTGGAACCAAAATTTATGGTTTCGAAGATGTAGCAAACCAAACTTTTGGTTCGCTTGTGATCACTCGTGGCTGCCAAATCATTGCAGAGGGAACTCCGACTGCCCCTATCGTATTCACCGCACTTGCTGAGCGAGACGGTGTTGAAACTTCACCGGGTGTTTTCCGTCCCATCGAAATCACGGACGTAAGTCTCTGGGGTGGATTGATCCTCCTGGGTGAAGCAGTTGTGAATGGACCAGGAAATATCATCATCGATCCTTCCAACACTACCAATCCTCCCACCTTTGAGGTTGAAGGTTTCCCAGCTGGAAGCTCTGACTTGATCACCTACGGTGGCATCAATGACGAAGACAATTCAGGTGTGCTCCGTTTTGTATCCATCCGTTATGGTGGGTTTGAGTTTGCTGAAGATGAAGAAATTAATGGACTCACCCTCGGTGCAGTCGGAAGTGGAACCACGATCGAATTTGTGGAGGTCTTCAACAACTCGGACGATGGAGTTGAATTCTTTGGTGGCACTGTGAATACGAAGTTCATGGTCATGGCCTTCAATGAAGATGAGTCATTTGACTCCGACCAAGGATGGCGCGGTAAGAATCAATTCTGGTTCGCTATCCAGAAGGATGTTGGCAATGGCTCCAACTACGGAGCTGAGCAGGACGGCGGCGACGGAACAGACAAGACTCTCGAGCCTTTCTCTGAGCCCAAGATTGCTAATGCCACTTTCATTGGATCAGGCGTTGGAGGTGGAAACCCACAAGACAACGCCACTTTCCGTTGGAAGGATAAT
This genomic stretch from Opitutia bacterium ISCC 52 harbors:
- the coaBC gene encoding bifunctional phosphopantothenoylcysteine decarboxylase/phosphopantothenate--cysteine ligase CoaBC, with protein sequence MSPSKILFKLTGSIACYKACNLISKWVQEGHEVQVVASQAALKFVGASTFEGLTGKPVFHDLYEDGKQMAHINLVKWADLTVLCPATANTVNTLAQGLGDDLLSSLFLAHDFKKPYFIAPAMNTAMYRHPATQASLQKLEAWGINILPTGEGRLACGDIGEGKLLEPELIAKYVDHALARPAETSKRKLRFLITSGGTEEPIDGVRSISNFSSGRTGSEFADYLYSQGHDVSLLRAERAMSATELVSETTFKSFHDLDHGLQELLSSQHYDCVIHLAAVSDYTVDHLLINGEKVDPGTDTKFNSDENITLNLARNYKIVDRIHRYSKNANVLLVAFKLTNHATEVEREKAVLHLLEHSLADIVVQNDLTEVNPEKGQHRAAIYSGNRLDKHVDTKNDLIQSVLQLVTQSIQEKEKTDAALS
- a CDS encoding type III pantothenate kinase, whose translation is MLLCLDIGNTTVHGGTFEGDELIVHFRKTSEIKNSSDEIGLFLRSVLRENGIEPDKVSGIALCSVVPSLLHSIRNACYKYFELEPFILQAGAKTGLKIKYRNPLEVGADRIATAIAATHFNPDKNVIVVDFGTATTFCAINAKKEYLGGAILPGIAVSMEALEERTAKLPLVEIIKPEAAIGRSTVESIQAGLFYSQVGTVRELADQFAKGFSSGEEPVLLGTGGYARLFQSENLFDHIYPNLVLNGLYLAYYMNQ
- a CDS encoding aspartate 1-decarboxylase, translated to MNITLLKAKIHRATVTGADLDYEGSISVDRALLKAANLREFERVDIYNCSNGERFSTYIILGEPGEVALNGAAARKVLPGDEVIIAAYAQMSEEEAESFDPTVVLVHKDNSIKSIKQKAIEEVTQQIQNIQM
- the asnS gene encoding asparagine--tRNA ligase, with the translated sequence MSSDSTPRTLVKHALASDSALDSILIQGWVRTKRGSKAFSFLEINDGSCLKNLQVIVDASLPDYSNVERATTGASVSITGKLVESQGKGQSWEVVAETFTVVGESEADYPLQKKGHSLEFLREVAHLRPRSNLFGSVFRVRSRVAYAIHNFFQEREFIYVHTPIITASDCEGAGEMFRVSTLDLDDLPREEGEVDFSKDFFGRPTYLTVSGQLEGEVFATALSNIYTFGPTFRAENSNTSRHANEFWMIEPEVAFCDLAGDMDLAEDFVKHLVRDTLEHCSEELEFFNRFVDKGLIERLKFIAERPFVRVSYTEAVELLEKSGKKFEYPVEYGANLQSEHERYLTEEHFQCPVTVYNYPKEIKPFYMRLNDDDKTVAAMDVLVPGIGEIVGGSQREERLELLDANFEAHGISKEDYWWFRDLRRYGSVPHSGFGLGFERMLMLVTGVGNIRDVIPFARTPGNAEF
- a CDS encoding energy transducer TonB, which gives rise to MKSVSVLALFTSLIAQATLFGSDCEVTCCKAPSVVNYAQPDIPQDLLKPGETVEITLRAAIDENGKLIGTKSISATHPNIEDAVITAVKNWTFEASVEKGEPQRSTINIPFKFTVAAK
- a CDS encoding TonB-dependent receptor; its protein translation is MNAQNSNGTIAGKVLDKDFGDELRSVSVQVEGVETASIFTDLEGRYQLRDIPAGTYTLVFSKNNYQTARISDVEVEPGEVFSLDVPLVATGADFTLDVFEITVDQVVSQNVYLMADRQKAAGLSDALSAEDFSRASAGDAAEAVAKITGVNIVDGKYAVVRGLGDRYSNTLMNGAVLPSNDPSKKTVQLDIIPSDLLEKIVTTKSFTPDKPGDFTGGSVEITTKPFPDEFVLTTSIGVGYNEATGEDILGIPGRDMDFWGDTDDAIPASIPATPGEYALATRFRTTDEAKSLFRDLHSSGWYPVLKKADPNLSFGATIGDSKPVFNSGTFGYVVSFTHDHNFDLVTGKRSERWIGTPDEMRPKNGFDMTESTEEVRWGGLVNLALLPNPEHEISYNYIINSKSTDEVQFGEDGFENTTNVVEAGTPVGSFNLPTGRESAEEFLNITSLKHSVKELELHQFKGKHVIPALSEMKLNWSANFSETSEDNPDQRNFTYLKYAYPDGDSDFLYLSENPKFPFKSYDELLDEKTNFIVDITIPLDHPKLNSGEMKLGAFTSESDRNSIGRYFSATGSNRIVGNTDSKIEFFDRIEESVWIDQTYSTDGEFRSGQVTFTEQTSRQGNVQSYEGTEKIDAVYLMSDLEFTNDLRLIFGARVESTQMDVATVDDFVNQALRNTGNIEDENWLPALHAVYPLGDDKMQNLRFSYGKTLARPTFREFSPFRVEDSQSGEIYTGNPDLELTFTDNFDLRWEWFIGESDLIAFGVYYKDFKNPIVQTVSSGVNANPLYSWENAASGAISGAEFEVRKSLGEFWSVGGNVTYIDSEIDPLDSESSGTVFEGQPEYIFNFNAGYNNPNTGWSANLFLNHVAETLRFVGDIVPNIFEDAYSSVDFNASKSIGKWTVKFTAKNLTDEAKLFFYDDTSEKPIYESWKPGPSYSLSASYRY
- a CDS encoding T9SS C-terminal target domain-containing protein — translated: MKKLISLLSLVALTSSAFADDVEVTANITTNTTWTADNEYLMGLPIFVTDGAVLTIEPGTKIYGFEDVANQTFGSLVITRGCQIIAEGTPTAPIVFTALAERDGVETSPGVFRPIEITDVSLWGGLILLGEAVVNGPGNIIIDPSNTTNPPTFEVEGFPAGSSDLITYGGINDEDNSGVLRFVSIRYGGFEFAEDEEINGLTLGAVGSGTTIEFVEVFNNSDDGVEFFGGTVNTKFMVMAFNEDESFDSDQGWRGKNQFWFAIQKDVGNGSNYGAEQDGGDGTDKTLEPFSEPKIANATFIGSGVGGGNPQDNATFRWKDNSAPTYWNSVFTDYKQYGIRVDDDTTVAQVTAGRASISGSVWGAFGTYDAGTGAGSLTKDQKAAEIAIINGTNNTIVGDELIVASVSRDGDGTLDPRVLDLDGPVYDMATMMDLPDDPFYSAADHKGAVGTFNWMKGWTALDELGYLATSADDLDLDNEFTNLSTRALIGVGDGEEANLGFVVGGTVPQTVYITAKGPSLTLDGKLDDPILTLFSGGAPIETNSSWKDSPNRGLIEATTIPPTDDADAAIVATLPPGLYTATVSSESGNEGIAIGEIYLYR